A part of Paraburkholderia azotifigens genomic DNA contains:
- a CDS encoding 2Fe-2S iron-sulfur cluster-binding protein — protein sequence MLRYLREADGLRPEDAVHLEYFAGADPIDQGTQTSFDVKLARSGKVLTIPDDKTIVDVRRVEGVEVEASCEQGVCGTCVTRVLDGVPEHHDCFLTAQEHRPLSDPPGKPELQDRNLAATIAGCKSTLANGTNSLGKPAVAAINTVTPSSSNRQALVRIGMREKF from the coding sequence GTGCTGCGCTACTTGCGTGAGGCTGACGGGCTCCGGCCAGAAGATGCTGTTCATCTCGAGTACTTTGCCGGTGCAGATCCTATCGATCAAGGCACGCAGACATCGTTTGATGTGAAGCTTGCACGCTCCGGGAAAGTTCTCACGATCCCGGACGACAAGACGATCGTCGACGTGCGTCGAGTCGAAGGTGTCGAGGTAGAGGCTTCGTGTGAGCAAGGTGTTTGTGGAACGTGTGTGACAAGAGTGCTTGACGGTGTACCGGAGCATCACGACTGTTTCCTGACGGCTCAGGAGCACAGGCCACTGAGCGATCCCCCGGGCAAGCCAGAATTGCAGGATCGAAACCTTGCCGCTACTATCGCGGGATGCAAATCGACTCTCGCGAACGGCACCAATTCGCTGGGAAAACCGGCCGTCGCGGCGATCAACACAGTCACGCCGTCCAGCTCAAATCGCCAGGCGCTGGTGCGGATCGGCATGCGCGAGAAATTTTAG
- a CDS encoding MarR family transcriptional regulator: MKRANGWDKVEAREAIRQAAYELSNSGMCERWQDVWHALRGRFDVEQLTTVFDNPLCQIDIEQRCYRARNPGRAEGELRTDLPVITPRVEEKRDPLDSRAIDWKMRKVGLLAARILDMLSGGIECTAMDLAQRLGVSRNEVFKAVRLLLAEGTLEITKCVAAKRGGRGARVFARAAATTALKDDEFLTQAPWNVVDPLAMAFHSMARGE; the protein is encoded by the coding sequence ATGAAACGTGCAAATGGCTGGGACAAAGTCGAGGCTCGCGAAGCGATTCGGCAGGCCGCCTATGAACTCTCGAACAGTGGCATGTGCGAACGTTGGCAGGACGTATGGCACGCGCTGCGCGGGCGCTTCGATGTCGAACAACTGACAACCGTTTTTGATAATCCTCTCTGTCAAATCGACATTGAGCAACGATGTTATCGCGCACGAAATCCAGGCAGAGCGGAAGGCGAGTTGCGAACCGATCTTCCGGTTATCACGCCACGCGTAGAGGAAAAGCGCGATCCGCTTGATTCGCGGGCGATCGACTGGAAGATGCGAAAGGTTGGTCTGTTGGCTGCGCGAATCCTGGACATGTTGAGCGGTGGAATTGAATGCACTGCGATGGACCTCGCTCAACGCCTGGGGGTGAGCCGTAACGAAGTATTCAAGGCTGTCCGCCTGCTTTTGGCGGAGGGGACGCTCGAGATCACGAAGTGCGTTGCCGCGAAGCGCGGCGGGCGAGGGGCGCGCGTGTTTGCTCGCGCCGCGGCAACCACGGCACTGAAGGATGACGAGTTTCTGACACAAGCGCCGTGGAATGTGGTTGACCCTCTGGCGATGGCATTTCACAGCATGGCGCGCGGTGAGTGA
- a CDS encoding universal stress protein produces MYKRIFVPYDGTLPSKLALDEAMYIAKLSGGVIEVVSIVEESMSLIALDSGYANQMEPSDSATLSSLSVIEEAGTRIQAAGVQGSVRAVCRDGRDVSEAILLSAVDCDADLVVIGTHCRRGLRRWVHGSIVESLLRRTIFPILIVPCRATA; encoded by the coding sequence GTGTACAAACGGATCTTTGTGCCATACGACGGAACGCTGCCGTCGAAGCTCGCGTTAGATGAGGCGATGTACATTGCGAAACTTTCGGGTGGCGTGATAGAGGTTGTTTCCATAGTTGAAGAAAGTATGTCGTTGATCGCCCTTGACTCCGGCTACGCAAATCAGATGGAACCTTCTGATTCAGCCACGCTGTCCTCGCTTTCTGTGATTGAAGAAGCCGGAACTCGCATCCAGGCCGCCGGTGTGCAGGGATCGGTCAGAGCCGTCTGCAGAGATGGACGGGACGTATCCGAGGCAATTCTGCTTTCAGCGGTCGATTGCGATGCGGATCTGGTTGTGATTGGAACGCACTGCAGGCGCGGTCTTCGCAGATGGGTTCATGGAAGCATTGTCGAGTCGCTGCTGCGACGGACCATCTTTCCGATATTGATTGTCCCGTGTAGAGCAACGGCATGA